One Acidisarcina sp. DNA segment encodes these proteins:
- a CDS encoding SDR family oxidoreductase → MARYLITGIAGFIGSTLARALVSQGHEVRGIDNLSTGKLENLADIRQAISFEEMDLQDMAGLRTACEGVDFISHQAAMASVPRSVKDPLLTHNSNINGTLNLLLAARDAGVRRIVYAASSSAYGDQPTQPKQELMLPMPLSPYAVQKLTGEYYMQAFWRVYGLETVCLRYFNIFGPRQAADSPYSGVIAQFTYKMMAGETPTIFGTGEQSRDFTFVSNAVNANLLALAAPREVATGRVFNIGTGRSHTLNEVYAAIAELLSFRRQPIYGPPREGDVQHSLASIERASTELGYRPAADFYEGLRQTVAWYLDEQAAGAEGRKI, encoded by the coding sequence ATGGCTCGTTATCTGATTACAGGAATTGCCGGATTCATTGGCTCTACGTTGGCACGCGCTCTGGTCAGCCAGGGACATGAGGTACGTGGAATCGACAATCTCTCGACGGGAAAGCTCGAGAACCTCGCCGACATCCGGCAAGCAATTTCCTTTGAGGAAATGGATTTGCAGGACATGGCAGGCTTGCGGACAGCATGTGAGGGAGTAGATTTTATATCGCATCAAGCGGCCATGGCGTCCGTGCCGCGCTCGGTCAAAGACCCTCTTCTGACGCACAATTCCAATATCAACGGAACTTTGAATCTTCTGCTCGCAGCGCGCGATGCCGGAGTCCGCCGCATAGTCTATGCCGCCTCGTCCTCGGCCTACGGAGACCAGCCAACGCAGCCCAAGCAGGAACTCATGTTGCCGATGCCGCTATCTCCCTACGCCGTCCAAAAGTTGACGGGAGAGTATTACATGCAAGCATTCTGGCGGGTTTATGGACTGGAAACCGTGTGCCTCCGTTACTTCAACATCTTTGGTCCACGCCAGGCCGCAGACTCGCCCTATTCCGGCGTCATCGCCCAGTTCACCTACAAAATGATGGCTGGCGAAACTCCCACCATCTTCGGCACGGGGGAACAGAGCCGCGACTTCACGTTTGTGAGCAACGCGGTGAATGCAAACCTGCTGGCCCTTGCTGCCCCTCGCGAAGTCGCCACCGGACGCGTCTTCAACATCGGTACCGGCAGAAGCCATACCCTCAACGAGGTCTACGCTGCTATCGCGGAGCTTCTAAGCTTCCGGCGGCAGCCAATCTATGGCCCTCCCCGGGAGGGTGACGTCCAGCACTCCCTAGCCAGCATCGAGCGCGCCAGCACCGAGCTCGGCTATCGCCCCGCTGCCGACTTTTACGAGGGCTTGAGACAGACCGTGGCGTGGTATCTGGATGAACAGGCGGCAGGAGCGGAAGGCAGAAAAATCTGA